The following are encoded together in the Capsulimonas corticalis genome:
- a CDS encoding sugar phosphate isomerase/epimerase family protein, whose protein sequence is MSKLPIALQLYTVRDETAKDFAGTLKKVAEIGFAGVELAGRGDLSVQALRSLLDDNNLKVAGSHVSIDELEKDIAKVIDENLSLGNAYVIVPYLGEDRRADGAAYKTIAAKLGELGETLRTHGLTLAYHNHDFEFQKFDGEYGLDLIFDNTNAQVVKAEIDTCWVFAAGVDPVAYLQKFHGRAPLLHIKDWKQSEKALTEVGTGDLPLAGILAAATEIGTEWLIVEHDAPTIPSLESAKISFENLKARQ, encoded by the coding sequence ATGTCTAAATTACCGATTGCATTGCAGCTATACACGGTTCGCGACGAGACCGCGAAGGATTTCGCGGGGACGCTGAAGAAGGTGGCCGAGATCGGCTTTGCCGGAGTGGAGCTGGCCGGACGCGGAGATCTGTCCGTCCAGGCGCTGCGCTCGCTGCTCGACGACAACAACTTGAAGGTCGCCGGCAGCCACGTCAGCATTGACGAGCTGGAAAAAGATATCGCCAAGGTGATCGATGAGAATCTGTCACTGGGCAACGCCTATGTCATCGTTCCGTACCTGGGCGAAGATCGCCGCGCGGACGGCGCGGCTTACAAAACGATCGCGGCGAAGCTGGGCGAACTGGGCGAGACGCTGCGGACGCATGGCCTGACGCTCGCCTATCACAACCATGACTTCGAATTCCAGAAGTTCGACGGCGAATATGGCCTCGACCTGATCTTCGACAACACAAACGCACAGGTTGTGAAGGCGGAGATCGATACCTGCTGGGTATTCGCCGCCGGCGTGGATCCCGTTGCGTATCTCCAGAAGTTCCATGGACGCGCGCCGCTGCTGCATATCAAGGACTGGAAGCAGTCCGAGAAAGCGCTGACCGAAGTGGGAACCGGCGATCTGCCGCTGGCTGGCATCCTCGCCGCCGCCACGGAAATTGGGACCGAATGGCTGATCGTCGAGCACGACGCGCCGACGATCCCGTCACTGGAGTCCGCGAAGATTTCTTTCGAGAATCTCAAGGCGCGCCAGTAA
- a CDS encoding APC family permease — protein MPSSLSSIPPPGDDSPELPPPPKYHSAVGGIRQLIFGRSLPTSGAGHQRLPKYLALPIFSSDALSSNAYATEAILWVLLQLGSGQLGALPYALPISVGICLLLFVVVLSYQQIIQAYPDGGGAYPVSRDNLGVLAALVAGASLLVDYVLTVAVSVAAGVAAVITILPAMHTHLVGICLFTIFLITIANLRGVRETGGVFAIPTYVFVFSIIATIIAGVFAIATHQPYAHKVLAQGHLVNGQLVPFQTVGIYLLLRAFSQGCTALTGVEAISNTVPLFEKPQEKNAIATMRIMALLAVVMFFGLTYVAQQFGISAMDQHDPHYRSVVGMVADAAWPSSLHWMFGVVQWSTALVLALAANTAFAGFPQLASMLARDNYLPRQLANFGDRLAFSNGIIILAVAAAALIYLFKGIVDDLLALYAIGVFTSFTLAQVGMVLRWIRLRTPGWQLSLFFNALGALATGAVTIIIGVSKFADGAIISSHFHFGPYYPHYGAWLVIVLVPIMVLTFYKINRHYEMLKQELALDNFKPVIPSRNVVLVLVPRLHRGIVEAIAYARVVSEDARAVYIETSPENTKRLKEEWDQWSGGMPLVIIESPYRSLIGPMLRYIEAVQSERTDDVVTVVVPELVTRKWWHRILHNQAGPLLRFALSSRRDVIVTSVRYFLEQ, from the coding sequence ATGCCAAGCTCCCTATCGTCGATCCCGCCTCCAGGCGATGACAGTCCTGAGCTGCCGCCGCCTCCGAAATACCACAGCGCCGTGGGAGGCATTCGGCAGCTAATCTTCGGCCGGTCGCTTCCCACATCGGGCGCCGGACACCAGCGTCTTCCCAAATATTTAGCGCTGCCGATCTTTTCCAGCGACGCGCTGAGCTCCAACGCTTACGCCACCGAGGCCATCCTCTGGGTCCTGCTCCAGCTCGGCTCGGGTCAGCTCGGCGCTCTTCCCTACGCGCTTCCCATCTCCGTGGGAATCTGTCTGCTGCTGTTTGTCGTCGTTCTTTCCTATCAGCAGATTATTCAGGCGTATCCAGACGGCGGCGGCGCTTATCCCGTCTCGCGCGACAATCTGGGAGTGCTCGCGGCGCTCGTCGCCGGAGCTTCTTTGCTGGTGGACTATGTGCTCACGGTGGCGGTGTCGGTGGCGGCGGGCGTGGCGGCCGTCATTACGATCCTGCCGGCGATGCACACACACCTCGTCGGCATTTGTCTCTTCACGATTTTCCTGATTACGATCGCCAATCTGCGCGGCGTGCGAGAAACAGGCGGCGTCTTCGCGATACCGACTTACGTCTTTGTATTCTCGATCATTGCGACGATCATCGCCGGCGTCTTCGCCATCGCCACGCACCAACCCTACGCGCACAAAGTCCTTGCTCAAGGGCACTTAGTCAACGGACAGCTTGTGCCGTTTCAGACGGTCGGCATCTATCTGCTGCTGCGCGCTTTCAGTCAGGGCTGTACGGCGCTGACGGGCGTCGAAGCCATCTCCAACACCGTCCCGCTCTTCGAAAAGCCGCAGGAAAAGAACGCCATCGCCACAATGCGGATCATGGCGCTTCTTGCCGTCGTGATGTTCTTTGGATTGACTTACGTCGCGCAGCAGTTCGGAATTTCGGCGATGGATCAGCACGATCCGCATTATCGCAGCGTCGTCGGCATGGTGGCGGACGCCGCCTGGCCCTCGTCCCTGCACTGGATGTTCGGCGTGGTCCAGTGGTCCACCGCGCTGGTCCTGGCTCTGGCGGCGAACACAGCGTTCGCGGGCTTCCCCCAGCTTGCCTCCATGCTCGCGCGAGACAACTATCTGCCGCGACAGCTCGCGAACTTCGGCGACCGCCTCGCGTTCTCGAACGGGATTATCATTCTGGCCGTCGCGGCGGCGGCGCTGATCTATCTGTTCAAGGGAATCGTCGACGATCTGCTGGCGCTGTACGCCATTGGCGTTTTCACCAGCTTCACGCTGGCTCAAGTCGGGATGGTGCTGCGCTGGATTCGCCTGCGCACTCCCGGATGGCAGCTCAGTTTGTTCTTCAACGCCCTTGGCGCTCTCGCGACGGGCGCGGTGACGATCATTATTGGAGTCTCCAAATTCGCCGACGGCGCGATCATCAGCTCGCACTTCCACTTCGGCCCCTACTATCCACACTACGGCGCATGGCTCGTGATCGTGCTCGTACCGATCATGGTGCTGACATTCTACAAGATCAATCGGCATTACGAAATGCTCAAGCAGGAACTCGCGCTCGATAACTTCAAGCCCGTCATTCCCAGCCGCAATGTCGTCCTCGTGCTCGTGCCGCGTCTGCACCGGGGAATCGTGGAAGCCATCGCCTACGCTCGCGTTGTGAGCGAGGACGCGCGCGCCGTCTATATTGAGACGAGCCCCGAGAACACGAAGCGGCTGAAGGAAGAATGGGACCAGTGGTCCGGCGGAATGCCCCTGGTGATTATCGAGTCGCCCTATCGATCGCTGATCGGGCCGATGCTCCGGTATATCGAAGCGGTGCAGAGCGAGCGGACCGACGATGTCGTCACCGTCGTGGTGCCCGAATTGGTGACGCGCAAATGGTGGCACCGGATCCTGCACAATCAGGCCGGCCCCCTGCTGCGCTTCGCCCTTTCCAGCCGCCGCGACGTTATCGTCACCAGCGTTCGGTACTTCCTGGAACAATAG
- a CDS encoding glycosyl hydrolase, which translates to MPLLKPSLALAALLAVTSMAAAAAPSSRAIHLEAEKATLSGPVVAAARPGFTGSGYVTGFLNGSEKMSLTIPNARAGLYNVRIRYSAQTIKGYDLVVNGVKTSAIFAPSGEKFASQDAGNVELRNGVNTVEIDYGWGHYDIDSIDLVPTTVPRLVMPPAATVDPKASAKTRALKAYLVGRYGLGTLSGQYDAADNKYLRDVAGKTAAIFGGDFIEYSPSRIAHGSKTKHETENMIAAGKGGQIVTMSWHWNAPAGLIDKMETDSHGKPVDHKWYRGFYTEATTFDFQKALADPKSPEYALMLRDIDTIAIQLKKMQAAGVPVLWRPLHEAEGGWFWWGSKGPEPFKKLWRLMYDRLTNHNNLHTLIWVYSSGTDPKWYPGDKYVDIVGVDQYPSDLRDTETGVWKNLLAQYAGRKPIALTEFGGVPDIPAMQRVGARWSYFVSWTNDLGPKKNSKDEVKRIYSSPAVINADKLPRAIR; encoded by the coding sequence ATGCCCCTTCTCAAACCCTCTCTTGCCCTCGCCGCGCTGCTCGCGGTTACGTCCATGGCGGCGGCCGCCGCGCCGTCGTCCCGCGCGATCCATCTTGAAGCCGAGAAGGCGACGCTGAGCGGTCCTGTCGTTGCGGCGGCGCGGCCTGGATTTACCGGATCGGGTTATGTCACGGGGTTCCTCAACGGATCCGAGAAGATGTCGCTGACGATTCCCAATGCGCGCGCCGGTCTTTACAATGTGCGTATCCGTTACAGCGCGCAGACGATCAAAGGCTATGATCTGGTTGTCAACGGCGTCAAAACGTCCGCGATCTTCGCGCCGAGCGGCGAAAAGTTCGCCTCGCAGGACGCGGGGAATGTCGAACTTCGCAACGGCGTGAATACGGTCGAAATCGACTATGGCTGGGGGCACTACGATATCGACAGCATCGATCTCGTTCCCACGACGGTTCCCAGGCTCGTGATGCCGCCGGCGGCGACGGTCGATCCCAAAGCGAGCGCCAAGACGCGGGCGCTTAAGGCTTATCTTGTCGGGCGATATGGCTTGGGGACGCTGTCGGGGCAGTATGACGCGGCGGATAACAAATACTTGCGCGACGTCGCGGGGAAGACGGCGGCGATTTTTGGCGGCGACTTTATCGAATACTCGCCTTCCCGAATTGCCCATGGCTCAAAGACAAAGCACGAAACGGAGAACATGATCGCCGCAGGCAAGGGCGGCCAGATCGTCACCATGTCCTGGCACTGGAACGCTCCCGCTGGGCTGATCGATAAGATGGAGACGGATTCGCATGGCAAGCCGGTGGATCATAAGTGGTACCGCGGCTTCTATACGGAGGCGACGACATTCGATTTCCAAAAGGCGCTGGCCGATCCGAAGTCGCCCGAATATGCATTGATGCTTCGTGACATCGATACGATCGCAATTCAGCTCAAGAAGATGCAGGCGGCGGGCGTCCCCGTGCTCTGGCGACCGCTGCACGAGGCGGAGGGCGGATGGTTCTGGTGGGGATCGAAGGGGCCGGAGCCGTTCAAGAAGCTCTGGCGCTTGATGTACGATCGGCTGACGAATCACAACAACCTGCACACCCTGATCTGGGTGTACAGCTCGGGAACGGACCCGAAGTGGTATCCCGGCGACAAATATGTCGATATCGTCGGCGTGGACCAGTATCCCTCGGACCTGCGGGACACCGAAACCGGCGTTTGGAAGAACCTGCTCGCGCAGTACGCGGGCCGCAAACCGATCGCGCTGACGGAGTTCGGCGGCGTTCCCGACATCCCGGCGATGCAGCGGGTGGGGGCGCGCTGGTCCTACTTCGTTTCGTGGACCAACGATCTCGGCCCGAAAAAGAACAGCAAGGATGAAGTCAAGCGCATCTACAGCTCTCCCGCCGTGATCAACGCCGACAAGCTGCCGCGCGCGATCCGCTAA
- a CDS encoding FmdB family zinc ribbon protein: MPLYELICAGCRARYTILVGMTAAADSPVCPRCGADRGERRVSQFVRGRAPSDAPADDPSDPAAMRAWADAVQRETGESLGEEFDEYLDAAQSGDRSDGA; the protein is encoded by the coding sequence ATGCCGCTCTACGAACTGATCTGCGCCGGATGCCGGGCGCGCTACACGATTTTGGTCGGAATGACCGCCGCCGCCGACAGCCCCGTCTGTCCCCGATGCGGCGCGGACCGGGGCGAGCGCCGCGTCAGCCAATTCGTGCGCGGCCGCGCGCCGTCCGATGCGCCGGCGGACGATCCTTCGGATCCCGCCGCCATGCGCGCCTGGGCCGACGCCGTCCAGCGCGAAACCGGGGAAAGCCTGGGCGAGGAATTTGACGAGTATCTCGACGCGGCGCAAAGCGGGGACCGTTCGGACGGCGCATAG
- a CDS encoding glycosyl hydrolase, with product MITQDILSPIVTPREPVNPAASAKARQLLQYLYSISGRRILTGQHNTPREMSQYSDEAEAITGRYPAVWGQDFGFSEDGDMDGVNFRPAIVEEARLQYAAGSIITLMWHAVRPTEDEPVTFDGSICRGKLDDADWIDLLTPGTETYQRWTRHVDAITGFLTQLRDADIPALWRPYHEMNGAWFWWGARGGPEGYAALYRQLYNRLVNVHHLDNLIWVWNANGLGAQNLPYADCYPGHDYVDILATDIYRSEYTSESYETLLDLAEGRPVALGEVGGLPTPEILDAQPLWTWFMTWTNFLTRENTPEAVRDLFHYDRALSRGEY from the coding sequence ATGATCACTCAAGACATCCTTTCTCCGATTGTGACGCCTCGCGAGCCGGTGAATCCCGCCGCTTCGGCGAAGGCTCGCCAGCTTCTCCAATATCTGTATTCGATCTCCGGCCGGCGGATTTTGACCGGCCAGCACAATACCCCGCGCGAGATGTCGCAGTACAGCGATGAAGCGGAAGCGATCACCGGCCGGTATCCCGCTGTTTGGGGTCAGGACTTCGGCTTTTCGGAAGACGGCGATATGGACGGCGTCAACTTCCGTCCCGCGATCGTCGAGGAGGCCAGGCTCCAGTACGCCGCCGGCTCCATTATTACGCTGATGTGGCACGCGGTCCGTCCCACCGAGGATGAGCCCGTCACCTTCGACGGCAGTATCTGCCGGGGCAAGCTGGACGACGCTGACTGGATCGATTTGCTGACGCCTGGAACGGAAACTTATCAGCGCTGGACACGCCATGTCGATGCGATCACCGGATTTTTGACGCAGCTGCGCGACGCCGATATTCCCGCCCTGTGGCGTCCCTACCATGAGATGAACGGCGCCTGGTTCTGGTGGGGGGCGCGCGGCGGTCCGGAGGGCTACGCCGCGCTGTACCGGCAGCTTTACAATCGCCTTGTCAATGTGCATCACCTGGATAACTTGATCTGGGTCTGGAATGCGAACGGCCTTGGAGCACAGAACTTGCCCTACGCCGATTGCTATCCCGGACATGATTACGTCGATATCCTCGCCACCGATATCTATCGCAGTGAATACACATCGGAATCGTACGAAACTTTGCTGGACCTCGCCGAGGGACGCCCGGTGGCGCTCGGCGAAGTCGGTGGGCTTCCCACGCCGGAGATCCTGGACGCGCAGCCGCTCTGGACATGGTTCATGACATGGACGAATTTCCTGACGCGAGAGAATACTCCCGAAGCCGTCCGCGATCTGTTCCATTACGACCGCGCGCTCAGCCGCGGAGAATACTGA
- a CDS encoding tetratricopeptide repeat protein, protein MKSARAFAIPYAFTLLSLVSVLAPVSGCRADTPSAAAAKPAESDAVKKAREQVRLHPKDIQAHLALGDALFENGDYPGAKAALQIAVKVDPKSYQAHFNLATIDYFINDYDGTITEGREALRLDPNSADAHNIIGVALGELGRYEEEIPEVRAAIRLDANHAAAHHNLGMALLRTGKLVESLYELREAVRLSPKDPDYLAHLGLCLADNEKYDEAVKSYQSSLAIAPKNSENHNYLGVSLYKLGKLDAAIAEYLESVRLDPSNAVAYQNLGLAYSDQGAYDKAIPMLRKAAALPPDDPDTHLLLGTALIKTGKTDEGRAEWTKVLTMGNADAKKKAQDLLDAHPQ, encoded by the coding sequence ATGAAATCCGCACGCGCCTTTGCGATCCCCTACGCCTTCACGCTGCTTTCCCTTGTTTCCGTTCTGGCGCCGGTTTCTGGCTGCCGCGCCGACACGCCGAGCGCGGCGGCCGCCAAGCCGGCGGAGTCGGACGCCGTCAAAAAAGCGCGCGAACAAGTGCGTCTGCATCCGAAGGATATTCAAGCGCATTTGGCGCTCGGCGATGCGCTGTTTGAAAACGGGGATTACCCGGGAGCGAAGGCCGCGCTGCAAATTGCGGTCAAGGTCGATCCGAAGAGCTATCAGGCGCACTTCAACCTGGCTACCATCGACTATTTCATTAACGACTATGATGGGACGATTACGGAAGGTCGCGAGGCGCTGCGGCTTGATCCGAACTCCGCGGACGCCCACAACATTATCGGCGTCGCGCTCGGCGAACTCGGCCGTTACGAGGAGGAGATCCCGGAGGTCCGGGCGGCGATTCGTCTCGACGCCAACCACGCCGCCGCGCATCACAATCTCGGCATGGCGCTGCTGCGCACGGGAAAGCTGGTGGAGTCGCTGTATGAGCTGCGCGAAGCCGTCCGTCTTTCCCCCAAAGATCCGGATTATCTGGCCCATCTGGGACTTTGTCTGGCGGACAATGAGAAGTACGACGAGGCGGTAAAATCCTATCAGAGCTCCCTCGCCATCGCTCCCAAAAACTCAGAGAATCACAATTACCTGGGCGTTTCCCTGTACAAATTAGGAAAATTGGACGCGGCGATTGCGGAGTATTTAGAATCCGTGCGACTGGATCCATCGAATGCCGTCGCGTATCAAAACCTGGGCCTTGCCTACAGCGACCAGGGCGCTTACGATAAGGCGATCCCCATGCTGCGCAAGGCGGCCGCGCTGCCGCCCGACGATCCGGACACGCATCTGCTGCTCGGAACGGCGCTGATCAAGACGGGGAAAACGGACGAAGGCCGCGCGGAGTGGACGAAGGTGTTGACGATGGGAAACGCCGACGCGAAAAAGAAGGCGCAGGACCTGCTGGACGCGCATCCGCAATAG
- a CDS encoding ATP-dependent helicase: protein MQVTLEAISDDLNALRRAALLPSLEAGLNEDQMRALHHGEGPALVLAGAGSGKTTVLTRRIALLLAEGVPAESIFVATFTKKAADQMGERLAALLGEGGEAIIEKLWIGTFHAHCLRLLKSEFTTLYGKQAGFFQIADENWQVRVAKAILGDKDWMGRGLPSPPFGLNVAFDPKSALSAVSAVKNRGFKVTEAERAFREHEPNWGDGTIQTLCKFWRCYEQAKLAKFDILAKKPSRRLDFDDLLVETLELLQEQPEIRAKYQAKFQYLLIDETQDTSAVQWEIARILSAVHRNLFIVGDVGQAIYSFRGCSPEATVGQFASAFPNGDIIRLPANYRSSATIVRVANELIGNSGMDSRYRLEMASTRDHGAEPVTLEHEDAEGEAKHVAESLKAHKDSGESLKDCAVLFRTNAYSRALEEAFVANGVPYVLEGALGFYGRKEVRDLVAFLQLSVERDSPAADEAVKRVINVASKSYGKPTHYLGGAFIAELETQAARHGWSLYKTLTNGQFKTWQGLAVRDFREMVKQVAQAGESAEARMRKAREIGYDDWLLREEGHVEDEGNSRLDNLEELCVSCAAFPTAQDFLNFVAAQNKATENVEAGDAVEMMTIHRAKGLEWPIVFVVGFAFGMIPHHRSLRWFDEEKTQLQGDSIEEERRLAYVAITRAKEHVTLSWPLQHQTRVLSRSPFLKEMVSLLAMPERVVKKVETEDAEETA, encoded by the coding sequence ATGCAAGTCACTCTCGAAGCCATTTCCGACGATTTGAACGCCCTGCGCCGCGCCGCCCTGCTGCCGTCGCTGGAGGCGGGACTGAACGAAGACCAGATGCGGGCCCTTCATCATGGCGAAGGCCCGGCGCTCGTGCTTGCCGGCGCGGGATCCGGCAAGACGACGGTTTTGACTCGCCGCATCGCGCTGCTGCTCGCGGAAGGCGTCCCGGCGGAAAGCATCTTCGTCGCCACGTTTACCAAAAAGGCGGCGGACCAGATGGGCGAGCGATTGGCCGCGCTGCTGGGCGAAGGCGGCGAGGCGATCATCGAAAAGCTGTGGATCGGGACGTTTCACGCCCACTGTCTGCGTCTTCTGAAAAGCGAGTTCACCACGCTCTACGGCAAGCAAGCCGGATTCTTCCAGATCGCCGATGAGAACTGGCAGGTGCGGGTCGCCAAGGCGATCCTCGGCGATAAAGATTGGATGGGGCGCGGGCTCCCCTCCCCGCCCTTCGGCCTGAACGTCGCCTTCGACCCCAAAAGCGCGCTTTCGGCGGTCTCCGCCGTCAAGAATCGGGGCTTCAAAGTCACCGAGGCGGAGCGGGCGTTCCGCGAGCACGAGCCGAACTGGGGCGACGGAACGATTCAAACTTTGTGCAAGTTTTGGCGCTGTTACGAACAGGCGAAGCTGGCGAAATTCGACATCCTCGCCAAGAAACCCTCACGCCGTCTGGACTTCGACGACCTGCTGGTGGAAACGCTGGAGCTGCTCCAGGAGCAGCCGGAGATCCGGGCGAAGTATCAGGCGAAGTTCCAGTATCTTTTGATCGATGAAACTCAGGATACATCCGCCGTCCAATGGGAGATCGCGCGAATCCTGAGCGCCGTCCACCGCAATCTCTTTATCGTCGGCGACGTCGGTCAGGCGATCTATAGCTTCCGGGGCTGTTCGCCCGAAGCGACGGTCGGGCAGTTCGCGTCGGCGTTTCCCAATGGCGATATCATTCGCCTGCCGGCGAACTATCGCAGCTCGGCCACGATCGTTCGGGTCGCGAATGAGCTGATCGGCAACTCGGGGATGGACAGCCGGTATCGCCTGGAGATGGCCTCCACGCGCGACCACGGCGCGGAGCCGGTCACGCTGGAGCATGAAGACGCCGAGGGGGAAGCGAAGCACGTCGCCGAGTCGCTGAAGGCGCACAAAGATTCCGGCGAGTCGCTCAAAGACTGCGCCGTACTGTTCCGCACCAACGCGTATTCGCGCGCTTTGGAAGAGGCGTTTGTCGCGAACGGCGTGCCGTATGTGCTGGAAGGCGCGCTGGGGTTCTATGGACGCAAAGAAGTGCGGGATCTGGTCGCGTTCCTGCAGCTGAGCGTCGAACGCGACAGTCCCGCCGCTGACGAAGCCGTCAAGCGCGTCATCAACGTCGCCTCCAAATCCTACGGCAAGCCCACCCACTATCTCGGCGGCGCGTTCATCGCCGAACTGGAGACTCAGGCGGCGCGCCACGGCTGGTCTCTCTATAAGACTTTGACCAACGGCCAGTTCAAGACCTGGCAGGGCCTCGCCGTACGCGACTTCCGCGAGATGGTGAAACAAGTGGCGCAGGCGGGCGAGAGCGCCGAAGCGAGGATGCGCAAGGCGCGGGAGATCGGCTATGACGACTGGCTGCTGCGTGAGGAAGGCCACGTCGAGGACGAGGGCAACTCCCGCCTGGACAACTTAGAGGAGCTGTGCGTCTCATGCGCCGCGTTCCCCACGGCTCAGGACTTCCTGAACTTCGTCGCCGCTCAGAACAAAGCGACCGAGAATGTGGAGGCGGGCGACGCCGTGGAGATGATGACGATCCACCGCGCCAAGGGCCTGGAATGGCCGATCGTCTTCGTCGTCGGCTTCGCCTTCGGCATGATCCCTCACCACCGAAGTCTGCGCTGGTTCGACGAGGAAAAGACACAGCTTCAAGGGGACAGCATCGAAGAAGAACGCCGCCTGGCGTATGTCGCGATCACCCGCGCCAAAGAACACGTCACCCTCAGCTGGCCGCTCCAGCACCAGACCCGCGTCCTCTCCCGATCGCCGTTCTTAAAAGAAATGGTTTCGCTGCTCGCGATGCCGGAGCGTGTGGTGAAAAAGGTCGAGACAGAGGACGCCGAAGAGACGGCTTGA
- a CDS encoding LacI family DNA-binding transcriptional regulator — protein sequence MVTIHDVARASGVAISTVSNVLTNANRPVSAAVREKVLRAAQDLNYYPNTTAQALVRRRTDTIGVVSALVSASEIATNSYILGIMQGILAAAEEAQQNVTLYTHHWRGARESSPVFRDRRTDGLLLIVPPTDSDILAALSSLSVPLVTVSAIEVAGVPSVDVDDRMGASLAVAHLADLGHRRIAYIQGNENHVSTRHRLGGFLTEMAARGLEMPADAIRSADYDGGGAAEACAALLERPERPTALFAANDNIAVAALRAAKDMGLRVPGDLSIIGYDDAPSAALVTPALTTIRQPLAAMGAAAARTLARVIDGKESVEMRQLLQPELVVRESTAPIGRSA from the coding sequence ATGGTTACGATTCATGATGTCGCGCGCGCCAGCGGCGTCGCTATTTCCACGGTCTCGAACGTCCTTACCAACGCCAATCGCCCCGTCAGCGCCGCTGTGCGCGAAAAGGTGCTGCGGGCGGCGCAGGATCTCAATTACTACCCGAATACCACCGCGCAGGCGCTCGTGCGGCGGCGCACCGATACGATCGGCGTGGTCTCCGCGTTGGTGTCGGCGAGCGAGATCGCGACGAATAGCTATATCCTGGGGATTATGCAGGGAATCCTCGCCGCGGCCGAAGAGGCGCAGCAGAATGTGACGCTGTATACGCACCACTGGCGCGGGGCGCGCGAATCGTCGCCGGTCTTTCGGGATCGTCGCACGGATGGACTTTTGCTGATCGTCCCGCCGACGGATTCCGATATACTGGCCGCGCTTTCCTCGCTGTCCGTGCCGCTGGTGACGGTCTCCGCTATCGAAGTTGCGGGCGTGCCTTCGGTGGATGTGGACGACCGCATGGGAGCATCGCTCGCGGTCGCGCATCTCGCCGATCTGGGGCATCGCCGGATCGCCTATATCCAGGGCAACGAGAACCATGTGAGCACGCGGCACCGGCTGGGCGGCTTTCTGACGGAGATGGCGGCGCGTGGGCTGGAAATGCCCGCCGATGCGATCCGTTCCGCCGACTACGACGGCGGCGGAGCGGCGGAGGCCTGCGCCGCGCTGCTGGAGCGCCCTGAACGCCCGACGGCGCTGTTCGCCGCCAACGACAATATCGCGGTGGCCGCGCTGCGCGCCGCCAAGGATATGGGCTTGCGAGTTCCCGGCGATCTTTCCATCATCGGTTACGACGACGCGCCGTCGGCCGCGCTCGTCACGCCGGCGCTGACAACGATCCGCCAGCCGCTCGCCGCCATGGGCGCCGCTGCGGCGAGGACCTTGGCGCGTGTTATCGACGGGAAAGAAAGCGTGGAGATGCGGCAGCTCTTGCAGCCGGAGCTGGTGGTGCGGGAAAGTACGGCGCCCATCGGGCGATCGGCATAG